TAATCTTCCTTGTTGTCTCATTGGAATTTGACTGCCAAGCTTCATGAACTACATCTTGGAAAGCTGGATGTTCTATCCAATAATATTCAAACTTGTTAGCATGCTTCATTTTTCTCTTGCTTGTTCTATGAGTGTTTACAAGTATTGGAGCATGATCACTACTTATCCTGGGTAGATGAAGGACTCTATTGTCTTGAAACATAAAGTACCAATCTGGTGTACACAATGCCCTGTTCAATCTTTCGAAAATGGGTTCATTCACTACAGCACCATTAGACCAAGTAAAGGCAGGATCAACAAAGCCCATATCTATGAGTCCTCTATCTTTGATAAAATTATTGAATTCATTATTTGCATAGTTCATAGTTTGACTTCCTCCCTTTTTCTCATTAATTGAGCAAATAGCATTAAGGTCTCCTACAATGCACCAAGGGTTTTGTAATTGAGCAGTATAGTGAGAAAGATCATACCAGAACTTGTtccttgattgttgttgaggaGGCCCATACACACATAATAAATCCCAATCTTTCTCGATGATATGATGATTTCGACAATGAATTACGTTCTTGTCAGCTCGCAACACTTCCATATCAACTGAATTCTTCCATAATAACACATTTCCACCACTTCTCCTTATTCCAGGAATGTACTTGTACTGGTCAAAATTAAGTGAATTGAACAATCTATCTGAATTCGCCTCACCCATTAAAGTCTCCGTCAAGAATGCAATTTGAGGGTTGCAAGGCCTGAGAAACGCTTTTAGATTTTGGACTGtctttgtaatgacccgtccctccaccgatactgtcctcacttagccactgaggtcatccggcagtgtggggttttcaacgggcatcattgcggtaatccagcagaaactttccGGATGGTCactcatccctggattactcctggccgagcacgcttaacttccaagttttctaccaactctggagccaattgtgctgaaaaggcctcggtgttaggaaaggacaaatcattacttatattccattcagcCAACcgctgccgaatatcggggtattacaatactaccaccttaaattggagccgtcctcggctccagaatatattcccaagaccagatctccgacgttccctgtccctcatgagaagcacctggaccaaccccgtccagcgtaccttctcaccctcagaaggtgaaccgtcgtcggctctgataccatttgtaatgacccgtccctccaccgatattgtccccacttagccactgtgttcatccggcagtgtggggttttcaacgggctgtggtaatccagcagaaacttcccggatagtcacccatccctggattattcCCGCCCGATCACGCTTAACTTtcgagttttctgccaactctggagccaattgtgctgaaaaggcctcggtgttaggaaatgacaaatcattacttatattccattcggccaaccactgccgaatatcgtgGTATTACAGTCGAGGTGTTTCTCAATCCTTGACAGTTCCATGAGAAGATTAACATTGACCTTGTGGCTGATTCTGGACATCCACCACACCCATAGAAGGGTAATTCGTAGTGTTGAACTTCTTCACTGGTACATCAATTTCCATTGAACAAGTTGTTCTCTACATCCCactcagaacttcttcaacattTTTGTTTTGTCGAACTCTACTTGAGTTTCTTGCTTTTCTCTTCCAtcccttctcttttttttttcgaattttcctttgttgatgttgatgaagaGTTGAAATCATCGTCTTCTGTGTCATTGATTGAATAATTTTGGCTTGATTGAGGATTAAAATTAATTGGATTTGGGGCATTAGGGTTAGGTTGGGGACAGGGGTTTTGTGGTTTTTTGTTTCGATTGATTATGGGATTGGCTGAAGCTTTTATTCTTCCCTTTGGTATCTCAATATCCACACCCGTTGGGTTGCCCATATTTTGATATGGATCTTCATACGTGGACTCCACGTCATTTTTACGTGGTTGTGAATCATCTCCTCCACCTGTCTCACAATTAAATATCTTTTTCCTTACCGTTACCAACCCCGACAATCTCTTCTTCATTAACTTCTTTTCTGCCACACGTCTGTTGTCTATACCAGACGGTTTTCTTGGATCTTCTAACATGATATCTTCTACCATATTCTCTCTGCCAGTGATGCCATTTGTTGCACTACCACCTGCGGATTTTTCGTTACACAGGTTGTCATTCGTCTTCTGCAAATTTGTCTCACTTGTCCTGCACCTGAGTGTTTTCTCGCCTTCGGATCCGCTCATTCTCAGCGACTCCAAATCCATATTGAGTAGCCGCGTGGCATTGTTCTCACCGTCCAGATCAATTTCCTTCATCAACGGTTCTTGAGACTccacattcatcttcttcaccccTTCAATGCATCGATTCATGTCATCTTCAGTGTGCTTGTAAAAAGAACGAATCTCTTCATTGTATCTCGCATAAGTTCTATCGTTCATTTTTAGCATAATATCTTCAGTACTGAGAGTTGTATCCTCTTCCAGTTTTTTGGATAGATGAGGACATTGTTTCATTATGTAACCAAAATAACCACAGTAAAAGCATAATCTGGGCACCTTCTCGTATCTGAAAGTGATTCTAATCTTCCTCTTGGACTTTAGAGTAATCTCCATATCTTTTGGGTGAGGCTTTGTTATATCAAGTATTACTCTTACCTTTGCAAATTTACCCCATTTTGCAGCCATGGTTGTATCAATAGGTTCAGGGGTACCAAATATACTGACAATGCTCAACACTTTCTCAGCATTCAACATGCTTAATGGAAGCCCATAGATGTGTAAACTGAAAACCACATATCTAAAATCATAATcttctaataagaattcttcattACCTCTTTCTATTAGAATCAAATCTTCTTTCACATACCAATGAGTACCTTGTAGAACTGCAATTAGATCACACAGAAGAGCAAATTTGACATTATAGATACCACTTCCTATCTTCGAGATTGTAAAGCCTCCTGATGGTCTCCAAGCTTTGGTTAGGATCTGATGCATTAGATTAATATTATAATCTCTTCCTGAAATAAATTTGAATGGtatgttcttgttgtgctatGTGCTTCTTTCATTTGATTCCTCATTGTCTTCAAAAACATAAGTAATCGGGTCTTCGACAGAGTTGTTTAGGGTGTTGACTGCATCTAAACCTGCTCCTTTATATTTTGATGTAGATGCCATTCTCACACACTGAATCGAAGGATCGTAGCAGAAAAAACAAGTTACAAAATCACAAATCTGTGATATAGAAAAGCAGCCTAATGGTGAAATAGAACATCATAAAGATGAAAAAAGTTCGCCTTGACTAAGTCAGAGGAGAGACGGCCAAAATTGACCGAGAGAGAAAAATAAATTTAACCATTTTCAGTTAAAGGTATCAACCAACCATACAAAACGGGGTGCTTCACAATTTGATTATAACTACAATGCGGAAAAAGGAATTTCAACCAGCTTAAGTTTGATTTGCTCTAACTTCCTTTTAATTAAACTCTTGTTTGTGTAGTGAACTCCAACTACAAATTTGAATTCAGATTAAATTATTAACTAATAGAAGCAAAATACGTGAAAGTAATTAACCATCTTATTCACTTTTTAAGTATCAAGTGCTTAAAGAAAATAAACCAATTGATTCCCTATTATCACATCTGATTAAATTCCTAATAGGGTGTTTGGATGTACACTCAGAAGTAGATTTTCAACTTCTGAAAGTTGAaatgtcaaaagtcaattcggcAATGTTATTTTCGAACGACTTCTAGAAGCCAaaatattcaacattttatgaagcaaaactattttgtttCAGAAGCAGATGGTATCCAAACGCACTATTAGGCCCCTTCTTATGGGTGTGGAAAACATGAATGTTTGTCATTTAAGTACCCAGTATGGAGGGGGCAAACTGGAAAACTGgtctggctaagtggcaaatttgccactcagccaggccaggtcaagtttTTACCGAGCGGTTAAGACTCGACCGTTCGGTGTTCGCTACACCGCTACCGGTTTTTATAATACCGGCCGGTTTAGTTTGCACCGCTGAGTATAATCTAATCCAACGGTCATAATTTTCACCCCCTATAAATACCACATTCGtctaccattttaactcacatcttctcttctctactcttcacatttgttaatctaaaacaaatttcatcatcTAACTATTTCATTCACTTGTAttgtataatttctttaatatgtctcaatctaatactcaatctaaataacaaaagaagaagattaggGGTCCAAAATTTACCATATCcgaagatgaaagcatttgcagaaACCATGTGTTCTTTACACAAGATAGTATCGATGGTGCTAGTCAAAATCTACCAagttgtgggataacatatttgctAAATTTCGTGAAGAAACTATGAACATCAACGAGCGTGATGCAAATGGATTGTCTGGTCGCTTTGTTACAATCAACGCCCAAGTTGCCTTGTATGTCGCTGCTCTAATGCAAGCTGCTCGTGGTCGAGAGAGCGGTCTTGTCGATGTTGATGTCGAACGAAATTGCCGAACTGATTGGCACCATAAACATGGGATAAATTTTGCCTCAACCTGTTATACagagttctgttttcaacctGTTATAtagagttatgttttcaatatgactGGTCATTTGCGCATAGTTCTTTGCAGGTAATCCTCTAGCTGGTATAATCTCAGGCcttaagtcttcatcttgatggtTAGTCCAATTATTATTACGAAGAGTCTCCTGGATaaccatgttatgcataatgatgCAAGTCAACATAGTCTTATGCATTTCACGAGCACTTAAAACACGATAAGACCCACAAATGATTGCGAACTTCCGCTTCAGAATTCCAAAAGCCCGTTCTACATCCTTTCTCAGATTCATCTGTTTACTATTGAAATACGAGTATGAACGACCCATTTCATCGGCAGGTGGCTGACGGTAacattgaactaaagttgaccattttggataaattccaTCTGCAAGATAATAACCATGAGTGTAGTGATTCCCGTTAATACTGAAATTTACCTGAGGAGAAATTCCATActttaaatcttcaaacaaaGGCGATTTGTGTAAAACATTTATATCGTTTTGAGATCCCGGGAGACCAAAAAAAGTGTGtcccaacaatcataagaagcagcagcCTCAAGGATCATTGTTGGTTTTGCGTAGTGACCCTTATACTGACCTGCCCAATAGGTAGGGTATCCGGTCTATACCcaatgcatgcagtcaagactacccagcattccaggaaatcccctttcctgattttactttaatatttctctaacatctgCATCAGTTAGTTTTCGTAAATAGgtaggaccaaaatgattaatcattgtttcgcaaaacaacGCAAGATACTTGTATGCAGTTGTTTTTCCAATGCGAAGGTACTCATCATTAGAATCTGGAGGTCTGTCATATCATAAAATCCTCAAAGCCGAAGTAACCTTTTGTTCAGGGCTACGACCCCTAATATacagtgcatcatactgataattaaattgaggttctacctgaCAAAGCTCACCAATAATCTTTAGCACCAAATGTCTAGGCATGCGGAATCGGCCTTGGAAATTTTCATCATATAACACACAGTGAGGaaaaaaataatcatgcatcagctTCTCATGCCATTCATCCCGACCCTggtacgtatatcttcttgtgaaGACTTCTCTTGGCTCTGGATCTCTAGGTATTTGCCCCGATGAATATAGCTGCATCAAGTTGTTGGTTAGTTCTTTATCTTCATCTGACTCATCATCAATTTGATTCAACGCCTGAACGAATAttcgttgttgttcttcaaatcgatccatatgaatgcgcacttcttcgtcagaagaaTCCATGTCCATTGAGTTGAAGCTAAAAAAATTAAACAGATGATTAAGGTACAAAAGAGTGAGTAAGATAGAGATAACGAGAAAATTAGGTGTGATTAAATTGAATTGAATCGGGTGAATTTATAGGGAAACGTTGGGGGGAATGGCCGTTATTTCACTGTTTAATAACTGACGGTTATAAGACCGGTCGGTCTTTTCTCGACCGCTCGGTGGAGACTCGACCGTTTAACTTATTTCTCATAATGGCTCGGCCAGTTTGCCAGGCCAGCTGGCATGGAAAATGGAGGGTTTAGCCATTttccataggaaccggccttagAATACTAAATCAAAACAAGATGTTTGGATACCACATAAAAGGTAGTTTTGTGATTTAATTTCCGAATAACTTTTGCCTATTTTTTTTACTTCTGACTTCTACAtgtgctatttttttttttgaaggaaacatctAGATTTCATTAATATAACATGAACGAATACATCATATTTAAGTACATCAAAGAtgaaaacaataataaaatacaCATATCTTGTTTCATAGAGCTTTAGaatcctggcgtttttaggggccactcaaaaggatttaggggccatcaatttatacccagccaaagactctagttaaggggtaccctatatgatattgaagttacataaatgcccttctggtaaaactgtataaaaaccaaatcaaaaacaattctactcatttcaactcttcttattccagtttcatattatcttccgattgtggaagaaaaaaaaatttcctcgttcaaccgaaacatcgctgcgaatcgtaaaatcaaaacatcgtcgattcgattataaaacaatggataagagaaatgaaacccacagacctagaaccaaaaatgttgctcggggtatcgatccaaacattggaattttagcaagaaataaagaaattcttgctgcaaatgaagaagaacgcgaagaacaagtacccgacaatgtagtcggtggtggcgattccgagactcaaacacttcgtcaacttcaaatggccccaattaggtaagaatctatcatttttggggtttatttcgctttaattcgtcgaatcgagaaaaaaaattctagggttttcggttatttatccagattcggacgatatgcatgctcatttacttccgaatgtagtcgtgttcttcatttttcaagaacatcgacagtattcgggagaaagatttgatgattatctgccgaatattggtggccatatcttcctggatacaaactgctaataatcggtagtttaatgaattttttggctaccgaatatatttaagtagacacaaagtattcggaagaacactcactaccgaatgtatatattgaaaaaatctcaaaatttatgatataggaaaaatcccattttggggccagtatttattcggaagacaatataatgtttatacctccgattgtgtaggataaaattttagagtttctgaactccagttgatgaatattcggttgtaaacgtgtttagttatattccgatttttttcattcggaaaaaata
This DNA window, taken from Papaver somniferum cultivar HN1 chromosome 3, ASM357369v1, whole genome shotgun sequence, encodes the following:
- the LOC113359665 gene encoding uncharacterized protein LOC113359665, with product MDRFEEQQRIFVQALNQIDDESDEDKELTNNLMQLYSSGQIPRDPEPREVFTRRYTYQGRDEWHEKLMHDYFFPHCVLYDENFQGRFRMPRHLVLKIIGELCQVEPQFNYQYDALYIRGRSPEQKTGYPTYWAGQYKGHYAKPTMILEAAASYDCWDTLFLVNFSINGNHYTHGYYLADGIYPKWSTLVQCYRQPPADEMGRSYSYFNSKQMNLRKDVERAFGILKRKFAIICGSYRVLSAREMHKTMLTCIIMHNMVIQETLRNNNWTNHQDEDLRPEIIPARGLPAKNYAQMTSHIENITLYNRLKTELCITG